A region of the Falco biarmicus isolate bFalBia1 chromosome 10, bFalBia1.pri, whole genome shotgun sequence genome:
TAGGTGAGGAAGCTGCAAGGGTTTTAGTTGAAAATAAAGAACTGGTCTACTGCTGTACCCCTTCTTTATACTTTCTTATTGttaaatgaaaactttcatAAATAGCCTTACATAAATAATAATctcagaagttttaaaaagttcaCACCATCAGTCGGACCTGACTCAACATTCTCTGGTCTCTCACTGCTTAAGCTGTTTCTGCAATTATTCTGGAATACAAGAATCCTTAACATCTCTTATTGTAAGAGCAGGTTTTTCAGTAAGTTAAGCTGCAGAGGAAGGTTTGGCAGTTAAGTGAAATGCATGTTACAGCTGAtgccatatttttttattggaatAACTGAAAAGATCAAGCTGTAGTGCAGGTAGGGCTTGAGTCATGCTTTTATCGTTGCATCTCTTGGCCTGATATGAACTGTGCTATTAAAAACGGTAGCTCAAGCCGATTCTGTACTTTGTTTATCTACAACCAAGCTCAGCCAAATATCAGCTAGCCTAGTGAAAAAGCTGTAGGTGAAGGCTGTGTACATAGAGACACTAATTACTTTCAGTGCCTGTCAAACAAACATGGACACTAATAGATTTCTTAGTATGCCTTTAAACAAAGCACTCTTATCTATGCATAAGAAAAAGCACTACGCAGAGCAAATACATGTTAATCTGTAGTtttagtttgttctttttttttttcttttaaaaaagtgatttatCACCCCTTTTCGTTGCCAAAAGGAACTGCAGTACCTGCTGAAAGTTTGCGCCCTGGGCGAGCCCAGTGTCGTTTCAGGGGTACTGTGACCCCTCTTTTCTTCCGTAGCGTTTAAAAGATCAGCAGCTTTAGTCTCAGTAACTTTTTGCCCGTGAAGGCGCCGGGTGTATCTGTAAGTGACAGGCAGTATGACCCGCCACCTGACTTCGCTGAGAAGCTGTGAGGGCGATAACTGCTGGCCCCTGTGCCGGCCGCCCGCTCGCCCGGCGCTGGCCGGGGGGCAGCCTGCGCTGCGGCGGGcaggtgctgggcagccccaaGGATGAACAGGCCCGGCAGGAGAACCGGCGGGCAGCAGGCGGCGGGGTTTGAGGAGCGAGCGGTGCCAGACGTGAATGAAACACAAACATGCTGCGGGTTTCTCTTCCTTAGATAAAAGCACCGGCGAGCCAGCCTAAGCGCTGCCCGCGGAGGGCGAGTCAGAACAAGTTTCAGCTCCCGAGCTGCAAGGCAGACGGCTCCTCCGTGTGCTTGCCtcccgcggcggccgggccgcccgcccgcagccccgcacCGGCTCCCggggcgcccgcccgcccgcagcCCGGGCGCTAGACGAGGGACTCGCAGACGGGCAGCGAGTCCGAGTCCTGGCTGTGCATGGAGCTCAGCCCCGTGTCCGAGTCCTCGTCGTTGTCGGCGCGGTCCTTGCGCAGCGCCCGCGCCTGCTCCACCCAGccggccgcgctgccccccgccgccggccgtcccccgcccgccgccccccgcggctCCGCCGGCGCCTCGGCCGCCACGTCCAGGGTGCCCAGCGTCTCCAGCAGGCGCTGCAGCTCCCGCTCCTTGTCCTCCCACGCCCGCTGCGTGTAGTCCAGGTCGGTTTTGACGGCCTCCAGGTCCGTGCTCAGCTTGAGGCCGATGTAGAGGCTGGTGCTCAGCTGGGTCTTCACCCGCTCGTGCTCCAAGTGCAGCTCGccctcgccgccgccgctcaGCTCCGTGGTGTCGCAGTCCGTCTCGGCcaggccgggccccgccgccagctccagctcctcccgccgccgctTCATCCAGCGCTCGTTGAGCTCCTCCTGGATCTCGGCGGCCaggtgctccagcagctcctcctgctgcgcccgctgctcctgcagctgcagcacctcctCGCACTTCCTGGCGTAGTCCTCCtcggggcggccggcggcgggctgTGTCTCCCGGACCGGCTccggctccccgccgccggccgcccccaCCAGGTAGGTGTCCTGTACGTAGTTGACGCCGTGCCGCTTCATGCGGTCCAGGTGGATCTTGGCCTCGTACCTGTCGATTTCGCGGTCCAGCTCGCGGAGCCGCTGGATCTGCTGCCGGATGGTGTGGTCCTGCGAGAGCACCAGGTGCACCAGCGTCTCCATCCTCTCCGCCGACGAGGCCTCCCGGGCCAGCGGCTGCTGCCGCTTCTTGTTGATCTTGGCCAGCTTGCGGAAGGCTTTCCTCACCACCCGCCGCTGCCGCTCCTGCGTGAGCGCCAGGCTGGCGCGGGCCGCCCCCAGGCCGTGGCCGGGGCGCTCCTTGCTGAGCACCACCCGCGCCTCGGCGCTGCGCGGCCCCGCGTTGGGCAGCGAGGCCTCGCTGCGCACCAGCACGAAGCGCACGTTGTCCTGCTCGTCCCCCCACGCCACCCAGAGCCGCAGGATCTTCGTCTTGTTGGGCAGGATCCGCTCGAAGCCGCGCCACTTCTCCACGATGCAGTAGGAGTGCGGCGGCCCCGACAGCATCCCGCCGCCGGGCTCGGGCAGCGCCGGCCGCTGCCGCCGGTGGTGGctgtcctccagcagcacccgcACCACGTCCGAGCAGGTGGTCCGCCGGGAGAGCCCGGAGATCAGCTTCTCCTCCTGGCAGATCCACACCGAGATCTTCCGCTCCTCGGGCTCCAtcgggggcggctgcgggcggccggccggggccgccggcTCAGGGCTGGCGGGGCAGCTGCTCCATGGGGAGCGCTCAACGGAGGCGCGGCGCCGCCTGCCCGCCCGGCTTCAGCATGGCCGGGACGCCCGCCCGCGGCACCCCGCCCGTGCGCTCCGCCGGCCGCCCCACCCCTTCCTGCCCGGTGCGCCGGTCCGCCGGGAGGGGCCCGGCCCGCTGCggcgccccgctccccgccgcccgcgctctgccgggccccgccgccgccgccgccgggtTTTCCTCTCCCACCACGTGGGCGCCCCCCGCGGCTCAcgccccggcggccgccgccggcccccgggCAGCTCCGCGCCGCACTCCGCCGGCGCGGAAACTTCAAGGCAGGTCGCCGTCGCCGCGGTGTCCTTCTCCCCGCCCTGCCTCCGCCGTGAAGGAGCGGCGTCGAGGGATCTTCCAAAGTGCCGAGGGACAGGAGCAAATCCTGGAGCTTCAAAGCAAAAGCCAGGACTAGTGAGGAATTTCCAGTTTTAGTCCATCGCCTGCCTGTAATTAGGAAGTTCATGTTTGTAAAGCACTTCGCAGATGAAATATGCAAAGGACGGGAACGTCTAAGTGTTATTAAAATACTAGCTGAGCCAGATTTTAATGGGAGCTTGCCGTGCGCTTTGATGGGAACAGGATTGGTCTCCGAGTGCGGATTAAAACGAGGAGGAGGtgtaaaaaaaaagggtaataAAACGCAGGGTTGCGGCACTGATTTTCACAGGACGATTGCATTGCGGGGTTCACAGACCTCTGCTTTGCTGCGTGGCTAGGAGGTACTACAGTGGGTAAAGGGGGTGCACCCTCTAAAACCTGAGGGCTGAGCTGCACCTTCCAGGGGATTTTTGGAGCCAACAAAACTGGCACACCGTGCAGAGAGGACTTTTGCGTGAATAAGGTTTGTGTTCCAGCCAGTGGAACAGAACGGAGTTGCAGTGTTGTAGCCTGACCGCTGTAATACTGCTGTTCAAAACAATGAAGCTGGGGCATGCACAGTAGCGGGTTGACAATTACGCAGCCCAACACCCCCTTTTCCCCTAAAGTACACGGGCTCGGTGTGGGCAGCTGCTGCGCTAGCTTCTCCCGTATTTACGTGGAAGGACTAGTTCTGGGGAGGGCagcctgccttctgctctgGCTGCGTAAGGCAGCTAATTGCGACAGTGGTTTCTGCCGTGCGGCCTCCCGGCTGGTGAGGAAGTGGGCTGAGGGACCACCGAACGCCAGCATTCCTGGAGCCGGAGATCACGCGGATCATGTGCCTGCTGTTAATGCCCCTTTCCTGTATTACTGCAGGTTAAATGATTCCAAACTGAGGTGGCCACTGCGTGTTGCAATAAGGGCACACAAGGCAGGGGTGTTGGTAACAGACTGAATTTGGCTTCCTCACCCCAGCTGCCTTCCATTGAAGTTGCCTATTCCTATCCAATGGTAAAGTCTGTCGCTGCCCATTTCAGGGGCAAGCCGTTTTGCTCTCACAATGTATCAGAAGTGCTAGATCgctctgctttttttggtaTAGAGTGAAGCGTTTCCTGATACAAGGTTATTCCCAAGATGCAGTCTTTTTGTTCAGTGCATGGATTATACCTAAAAGCATCGTTCACCCCAGGGCAGAGGCCGGTGGGTCCAGTTGCCGACAGCAGTCCTGTCAGAGAACAAAATGGCCTTAGCAAAGGGCATCGTAAGGACGCTGGGACAAACCCAACAGCTCGCACTGCCCTGGCAGCGTGGTAAGGTGTTGGACAGGAATGGCATGTGAAATGGGACTGTACAGTTCAGCTTTGCCTCTGAAAGGttcaagatgaaaaataccCCGAACGCTCCACAAGAGCAGGCAAAGAAAAGTTTCATTGCTCTCATCAGGCTGGCAGAAACTTGGCAAGAAAGACCATTCCTTGTTGTCTTCTGCAGAATCAGGTGCAGCAAAGGGGTTAATGAGGCAGTGAGAAATTGTCTGATTCCTTTACGGTGGTTCCTTGCCTTTCCCATTTAGTTTTGATCTCATTTTACATGTATTTCCTATGGGAATGTCTGTACCTACTTTGTTCTGGCAAAAACAATACAGAAAGAGCAGGGTGTGATGTGAAGAGACATCTTATGCTCCCCACAGGTCAGGCTGCTCCAACTTGTCTGACTGCCTGTATCTATCCAGCATCCCAGCCTGGCTTTGTGCGATGAAATTGGCAGGTGATGGTTCTGTCTTTCCTTGACCACATCTCTGTGTATGGAAAAGTGGCTCTGCCTCCCCAGTGGAGCCCCCAAGGCAGTGTTGCCGGAGAGAGGACAAAGATGTTGGCAATTTGGAGGCAGTAAGATTAAGGAGGCAACCAGGTACCTGACTTTGGTAGGATAAGCCTATCGGAtgagtgtgtatatataatcCATGGTTAAAAAGCTGGCGTTAGAAATTTACATTGTTAGATCCCAAGTTTAACTCTCAGGAATTTTGTTTCAGGCTGTCTGCAGACTCAGGAAACTGCCACCAAAGCATCAAAAGTTCACAAGCTTAAGCACGTAAACACCTATCTGAAGCAAAGTTTGGGCCCTGCAAGGCTGAATCCCAAAAGGTGACTGAATGTGGGCAATTCTTTGCCTTTCCTCCAAGGATCTTAAAGCATCCTACAGAGGAAGGTGATGTTATTATCTCATTTTTACAGATGAGAATGCTATGACATTAAGGAGTCAAGTGCCTCACCTAAGGTTATATAGCAAGGCCATAGCAGTGTCATGAAGCAAATCAGGTTCCTTCACTCTGGTGCCATTAGTCACTGAACTTGACTGCCTAGtgctctgcctccttcctctccttctctccttcttttAATTATTCCATGAGAAAGGGAGATGAGGAATGCTTTAGTTCAACGACTCCAGGCAGTGATGAAATGAAAGTGCAATCTCAACAGTCAATATATTCTGTATCTCGGGTGAGGCAGCAGAAGACGGTGGCATACAGGCTACTTCAGACATCTCCTGCCTGGTGAAGTCAAGTCTCCTACTTCAGTTGACTGTGCCTGCAAACCTGCAAGCCTCAGCAGTGACGTGCAGAAAGGCTGTGTCATTAAAATATCAAATTGGAGGGAAAGACAGCTCTCTTCATTCCCTTCCCCGCAGAACAGTGATATATGAGGTCTGCTGTAATTTCTGAGTCAAGCATGTTGCACGATTTAAagcttaaaaatgtaataaacatGATCTGCTGTAATCCAGAGGCTGTTCCTATACTGCTCTATCAATGCAGAGCTGTCAGCAGGCTCTGTTTCTGAAACACGGTACTCCTTGACAGAATGCTGTCTAGAACATCACTTCATGGCATatatttctttgatttcttttatgaGTTGCAAAAATTCAAAGCTGAATATACTCTTTAACAGCCACCTAACTGCCTAAAGGAGATTTATGAGCTTAACATTTCAGGCTGTGTTGAAAAGTCCAAGCCCAGGTAtagaacagtttatttttaccATTGCAGTAGAATTACAAATGATGGGAAATCAGCTGTGTTCTGGTATTTCCCATGAagttctttctcttccttcctttttgttgAGATGTGCAAGTAAATTACCATATCTTTCATGATAAGAACAGCATTTCCCATTACAGGGTTGGATAGTGTTgcacctgtttctttttttagtctgtttttattttgagctGAGCTAACAGGATGAAATTGCAGCcctgatatttttaataaataaaatggtgtAAGACTTTATCTTGAATACTTTGAatctaaaacaaataaataaaaatgtatttcctgcTTCCACAATTCCTATAGCAGGAAAGTGGAGGAAATCTTAGAAAACTGTATTTGAGagacagaattaatttctttcaaaggcatttaagtggaaaaaagtgTAGGATTCAGAttcaggatatttttctttttttccacagtgaagttgcttttactttttaGATCACGCTCAGGacaatttacttatttttcctgAGGTTACATTTCAAAAGAACACAGTCTAAGTGAGATGAGTGAAGGCAGGCTGCAACTGGTAATCTATTGAGCCATCCCTGTCTGGAGAAGTTATTCTTTGTTGTGATGCAGAACAGCAATGCTGCTTTCCCGGCTTCtcttcctgtgtttctgttaACCTTATTTTTGTGAGGTTTGGCTGTTGGTCCCGTAAACTTGTTGCTTTCTAACGTTTTGCCTCGACATTGATGAAATCCTAGAACGTAATTGGACTGGTAATGTTAACAGACTTCTGCAGCGCTAGCCTGCCTTTACAGATATATGAACAGTGGAAGGGGCTACTTGAGCTTACAGGTCTCTCATGGGTTCTTTTGTCTTTTGTACCTAGTTTTTCCTGAAAGTATAAAGCTGAATAAACAAATCATGTTGTGAATAACCAAATCATCCCTAGTTAGCATGCACAGAATGAAGCACTTGAAAAACTACCTCTCTATTAGCAGGAGTATCCAGGCTTTAGTCAAAACAGTTGGTAGGCTTGAGACTTTCATTTGAAAGAAGGTTGTTCAGTTTGTATCTGAACAGCTTTAGACATGAGAGAAAGCttactttctggttttctgttgaAGCCGCTGAAGGAACCGGCGCTTTTGATAAAGATGACTTCTAAGAGAAGGGTAATGAACTCTTGATCTACTTGTGTGAGCTATAAGGTCTGCAAACTCTTGATCCGCTTCCTTCAGTATTCTTGCATCTGACATGTACTGTCTTGCTTCTGAATGTCACCTGTGCAACCAGTACAAAATTTGGAGTAATTATTTGCTTCGCATCACTGGTGACACTTACGTGCTAGTGTGATCCATTTGGGAAGACTGTGGTGTGGTCTGCTTGGATAATAGCTGCCAACGCTGTGTTATACTGCTTTGATTACTTTATCCAACTACTTCTTTTTAACGTGCACACACCCAAACTACAAACAGGTATGTCAGGAAGAAACTCTTCCCGTGAAGTCAGTGGGGGCTACATGGGTAAAAacttctgcagtgctttgaaaatgcaggTACACCTATAGACTaccattaaagaaaattataatgATGTATATTTGTATTACAGTACAGCCTGGAAGTCTTGATGTGCTAGATGTGATGCAAATGCATGGGAAGAGACTGTCCCTGCCTTGAAGGCTTAACCAATGCCATGCAGCAAGTTAGGGGCACAGCAAAGATCAGTACTAAGAATACAGATTTCCAGCTTCTCATCTTTGACCCAAGTCTTTAAcaaattggttttgtttgttatgTGCCTACGATTCTTAGGATGGAAAAGAATGCCTCTGCCTCTACACCTTACAcctcagattttcttttcttactgaaTGATGTTTAGTATAAATGaaggagaacaaaaataattgagCAGAgtagaaaacaacttttttccttATAATGTGCATAAAAGAGATACAAAGCTTTGATTCTAAGTCAGTCAGTGGAGATGCACTAGCATGCTTTGGGGGAAAATATGAGAAAGATTAGATTCAAATGATGGCTATAACCCTCTTTCtccaaaaaaagttaaatgtattttgaaaatggttttgaaCTATTCCTAATAGCTTAGTCTTAGCTTGAATACTTAGTCTTCATTGATCAAAAATTATCAAAAAGGGATACAGAGAAGTtgtccaagcagccagggatcaggttaggaaagctaaagccctgatagaattaaatctgtccagggacatcaagggcaaaaataaaagcttctataggtacattggtgataaaaggaagactaggggaaatgtgggccctctccagaaggaaacaggagacccAGTCACCCGGGagatggagaaggctgaggtattCAGTGACTtgttttgcctcagtcttcactgacaagtgctccagccacgccactcaagtcacagaaggcaaaggcagggactcAGAGAATGAAGAACCGCCTGCTGTAGGAGAGGATCAGGTTTGAGatcatctaaggaacctgaaggtgcacaagtccatgggacctgacGAGGTACATCCACAGGTCCTGAGGGACTGGCGGATGAAGTtgctaagccactatccatcgtatttgagaagttgtggcagtTCAATGAAGTTCCtacagactggaaaaggggaaacatagATCCcgtttttaaaaagggaaataaagaagaCCTGGAGAACTACAGGGTGGTCAGCCTTAACTCtgcctctgtgcccagcaagatcatggagcagatcctcctggaaactatgctaaagcacatggaaaatgaggaggtgattggtgacagccagcatggcttcactaagggcaaatcgtgcctgacaaatttggtggccttctacaacagggttacagtgttggtggatgagggaggagcagctgacgtcatctacctggacttgaGCAAAGCATTTGACCCTGCCTCACATGACGTCCTTGCCTCTAAACTGGAGACACATGGATTAGACAggtggaccactcagtggataaggaattgactggatggttgcactcaaagagttgtggttAGCTCCTCGATGTCCGAGTAGAGAGTGTtgatgagtggtgttcctcaggggtccatactggggCTGAGGCTGTCTAACATCTCTGTTGCTGACGTGGACACTGGGGTTGAGTGCACCCTCGgcaagtttgccaatgacaccaagctgtgtggcaCAGTTGATGTgccagagggaagggatgccatccacaGGGACattgacaggctggagaggtgggcCCATACAAACCTCATTGAGTTCAGCagggccaagtgcaaggtcctgcatgtggatcagggcaatcccaagcacaaacacaggctgggcagagaatggattgagagcagccctgaggagaaggacttgaggCTGTTGGTGGTTGAGAATCTCAACATGTCCCAGCAATGTGTGATGGCAGCCCCAAAAGCCAGccctgtcctgggctgcatcaaaagaagtgtgaccagcaggtcaaaggagatgactctccccctctgctcttgtgagacccaccctggagtactgcattcagctctgggctCCCAGCATAAGAATGACAtagacctgttggagtgagtccagaggagggccatgaagatgaccagagggctggagcacctctcctgtgaagatgggctgggggagctggcactgttcagcctggagaagagaaggctccttGTAAcccttatagcagccttccagcacctaaagggccttccaagaaagctggagagggactttttatgAGGTCATGTAGTAATAGGACAAAGGGGAATGGCTTTgtgctgaaagagggtagatttaggtatttggaagaaattcttctctatgggggtggtgaggcactagagcaggttgccctggcagtgttcaaggccaggttggatggagcttcGAGCAGCCTGgcctagtggaaggtgtccctgcccatggcagcagcatttggaactaggtgatctttaaggccccttcaaacccaaaccattctatgatgcTCAATGCAAATATGACACTTAAATATTTAGCACTTGTAGCTTCTTTGCTTTCACATTAAACAGTTCTTTTACCCTTGAGAAAATGTTTGAGGCTCTCACAGTaattgtttcttcagttttgacCATTAAGCTCAAAGCAGATGTACTGGGTCATTCATTATCTTGTTGAGATTTATCAGGAAGGCTTTTAACTACTTCAGGGCCAAAATAttcctgctggttttcctccccTCCTACCAATTTGTGAATATCCATTAGAATATACCTTCCTTCTGAGTAAGTAAGCAGCGTGGTGATATGGTTTCCCATATAGGCACTCAGATGTCCTTTTTCAGATCAGTTTTATAGGTACGGAAGGGACTTGAGCTTTCTGGCCTTAATGGGGGTGATGGTTAGTGAAATGTTCTCCTGCTGTTTGTTCTGTACAGGCCAGGTAGAGGAGCTGCTCTGTCTGCCGGGATTGATGAAAAAACTCCTGACAGGTTTCACTGGGAGCTGGCTCTAGAGTGCCGATAGCTGGAAACATTAGTTAGGCATGAAGcaaacatctgttttcatgCTGGCAATGTGAGTAACATGGTTCCTTAACGTAACTGCCGTGAAGAAAGAGACCAACCCTGGCGTTACGTTTTGGAAAACATGTCTGGCTCACATGTGCTCACAGGTATACTTATGCACTCCACTTCTGTAGGGCAATTCTTGCAGGTACAAAGAGAGGGGTTGAATTTAATGATATATTATTTGAGCTGGAGAACAGTTAGTGACGTACATTCCTGTCTGTGAGTATGAAGTGTCTCATTCTACTGCCTTACAAACACATTCACTCCGAAATTTCTAAGAATCAAAAGATTTGTGTGCAAACATCATTGTCTGTATATTGTGTATGAAACTTTTCTGTGTTTAGATATAGTGACATCCTTTTCTCCAGGGAAATGCATTGCAGGGAGCTTTCTAAAAGTGTCAGAAACCACCCTGAAGTGAAAGATGATAAAATCAGGATGTATTATTGCAGGAAGATGTTTTGGCAGATTAGAATGAGGACAAAGGAATTCTCAGCCTTGGAATCAACAGAACTTTCAGCATTTCCAGTATTACCATGAAATTGTTTGATTTTGAAGTCTGTCCTATAAACGTGCTGAACAGGCAATCCATTTTACCTGTCCTGTTTGTAGGATCAGTAGTTAGTTTCAGCTTTTACAACACAGACGTATTCAGATAAGGGTTTAAATATGTGGCTATGAATCTATATATAAGAAGTGTAATTAACTCTTCAAGTATAATGAAATCCTTACTGAACTGAAGCTGTGAAATTATTATGTTCTCCAGCTTCTTCTGTCCAGTGGAGATCTAACTCTCTGCAGAAAACATTCCCAAAGCTTTACTTCTGAACTTTTGTATTATTACCTTAAGACATTTATTTGTATCTTTAACccatttctaaacatttttcttttgtattcttGGTAGTTCATCATAATATTAGCCTAACTTGAACCAAGCCTTTCTGAGTACCTCAAGTGAGTAAATAAAACTCACAGATGGGTAAATATGGATGCTTTAGAAATGATTTCGACAAAGGATAGTGCAAAAGGACTTAAAGAGAATATGAAGTTGGATATAGACTCTCTATATTCCTGTGGCCCCAAATCCCATTCTGACATCAACAGTGGCAACTGGAT
Encoded here:
- the RASSF10 gene encoding ras association domain-containing protein 10, which translates into the protein MEPEERKISVWICQEEKLISGLSRRTTCSDVVRVLLEDSHHRRQRPALPEPGGGMLSGPPHSYCIVEKWRGFERILPNKTKILRLWVAWGDEQDNVRFVLVRSEASLPNAGPRSAEARVVLSKERPGHGLGAARASLALTQERQRRVVRKAFRKLAKINKKRQQPLAREASSAERMETLVHLVLSQDHTIRQQIQRLRELDREIDRYEAKIHLDRMKRHGVNYVQDTYLVGAAGGGEPEPVRETQPAAGRPEEDYARKCEEVLQLQEQRAQQEELLEHLAAEIQEELNERWMKRRREELELAAGPGLAETDCDTTELSGGGEGELHLEHERVKTQLSTSLYIGLKLSTDLEAVKTDLDYTQRAWEDKERELQRLLETLGTLDVAAEAPAEPRGAAGGGRPAAGGSAAGWVEQARALRKDRADNDEDSDTGLSSMHSQDSDSLPVCESLV